From one Nonomuraea polychroma genomic stretch:
- a CDS encoding alpha/beta fold hydrolase produces MRRNGRRSTYRWDQRGCGRSERRGPCSMARAAADLDAVRRHFGLESMVVLGHSWGAQLALRYTLDHPDRVRALVYVSGTGIDPKATWQEEYTRNLRSMLGEHVDRWEELQQRDRVPAEDREFSVLQWSADFADRARALEHAERMATPWLGVNFTCNATIKAEDKRHWGTPELRARCESLQVPTLIVDGVQDIRPRRSVDALERALPRVCRVVLPQASTCPGSMTRTASGRR; encoded by the coding sequence TTGCGCAGAAACGGGCGGAGATCAACGTACCGCTGGGACCAGCGCGGCTGCGGCCGCTCCGAGCGGCGCGGCCCCTGTTCGATGGCGCGAGCGGCGGCCGATCTCGATGCCGTCCGGCGGCACTTCGGCCTGGAGTCGATGGTGGTGCTCGGCCACTCCTGGGGCGCTCAGCTGGCCCTGCGGTACACGCTGGACCATCCCGATCGCGTCCGCGCGCTCGTCTACGTCTCCGGCACGGGCATCGACCCGAAGGCCACCTGGCAGGAGGAGTACACCCGCAATCTCCGCAGCATGCTCGGAGAGCACGTGGACCGCTGGGAGGAGTTGCAACAGCGTGATCGCGTGCCCGCGGAGGACCGGGAGTTCTCGGTGCTGCAATGGTCGGCCGACTTCGCCGATCGGGCGCGGGCGCTGGAGCACGCCGAGCGCATGGCGACGCCGTGGCTCGGCGTCAACTTCACGTGCAACGCCACCATCAAGGCTGAGGACAAGCGCCACTGGGGCACTCCCGAACTGCGGGCACGGTGCGAGTCCCTCCAGGTCCCCACACTGATTGTCGACGGAGTGCAGGACATCCGGCCGCGCCGGTCGGTGGACGCCCTGGAGAGGGCGCTTCCCCGCGTGTGCCGTGTGGTCCTTCCGCAGGCCAGCACGTGCCCTGGGTCGATGACCCGGACGGCTTCCGGTCGGCGGTGA
- a CDS encoding serine/threonine-protein kinase encodes MPDLADPRPGDPASVGEYTLVGRLGEGGQGIVYLATAPDGAEVALKLLRADLAGNAEASERFVREVAMARRVAPFCTAQVIETGLFGGRPYIVSEYIDGPTLADVVRTQGPRSGASLHRLAIGTITALVAIHQAGIVHRDFKPSNVVLASDGPRVIDFGIARALDLSSTLTGTAIGTPSYMAPEQLTESSPGPKSDMFAWACTLLYAASGQAPFGHDSLPAVVNRILHTEPDVGVIEDPGLRALVRDCLAKDPARRPAASEALMRLLGHAPATQPPSAPTTQPPGLLQQGSAAAASGPVPAVSGPAPPPPPAHHRPLHQGPPNRPAPRRATGWIVAGSAAGALVLIAATAFVALRLSDLSGGGRTTTTPSTSTGALTTAAPPPTSTGAVTTSTAPSSTPTQTSRSIALPGTSIRVQETDGDPIKLASYTVAGSKRLYVRKHATNAFTSDSRYFEYALDARTNLALATDVDYSTDSFATVSIVNHVTGTKRIVKVSRKPVFPTTPRWSPDGRYGLVTLYKDAGGSPVEHGYGIIDVTAEQGRAFEIKEAGAGEWRFFWDAGGQAVGTWVGGQMKFYDLNGKPVRTLPNVGSPVWVEGDDISPSGTRFLAHCTPAGTALCARSTSGDDPQPITVPFASSRLIGWWDDDHLAVWRVKGAGYEAVVIDMSGQVSRVLATAPAKAEFDGMGFRFTRTPS; translated from the coding sequence ATGCCGGACCTCGCGGACCCAAGGCCAGGGGATCCCGCGTCGGTGGGGGAGTACACCCTGGTCGGGCGCCTGGGCGAGGGCGGGCAGGGCATCGTCTACCTCGCCACGGCCCCGGACGGCGCGGAGGTCGCTCTCAAGCTGCTGCGCGCCGACCTGGCCGGCAACGCCGAGGCGTCGGAGCGGTTCGTCCGCGAGGTGGCGATGGCCAGGCGGGTGGCGCCGTTCTGCACCGCGCAGGTCATCGAGACGGGGCTGTTCGGCGGGCGGCCGTACATCGTCAGCGAGTACATCGACGGTCCCACTCTCGCCGACGTCGTCCGCACCCAAGGGCCACGTTCGGGCGCCTCCCTGCACCGGCTGGCGATCGGCACCATCACCGCGCTGGTCGCCATCCACCAGGCCGGCATCGTGCACCGCGACTTCAAGCCGTCGAACGTGGTGCTGGCCTCCGACGGCCCCCGGGTGATCGACTTCGGCATCGCCAGGGCCCTCGACCTGTCCTCGACGCTCACCGGGACGGCCATCGGGACACCCTCGTACATGGCGCCCGAGCAGCTCACCGAGTCGAGTCCCGGTCCGAAGTCGGACATGTTCGCCTGGGCGTGCACACTGCTGTACGCGGCCTCGGGGCAGGCGCCGTTCGGGCACGACAGCCTGCCCGCGGTCGTCAACCGGATCCTGCACACCGAGCCGGACGTCGGGGTGATCGAGGACCCTGGGCTGCGGGCGCTGGTACGGGACTGCCTGGCCAAGGACCCGGCGCGGCGGCCCGCAGCAAGCGAGGCGCTGATGCGCCTGCTCGGCCACGCCCCCGCCACCCAGCCCCCCAGCGCCCCCACGACCCAGCCCCCCGGCCTCCTCCAGCAGGGCAGCGCGGCGGCCGCCTCAGGCCCGGTGCCTGCGGTGTCCGGGCCCGCCCCGCCTCCGCCACCGGCCCACCACAGGCCTCTCCACCAAGGCCCGCCCAACCGGCCCGCCCCGCGCCGCGCCACCGGCTGGATCGTCGCCGGCAGCGCCGCCGGCGCGCTGGTGCTCATCGCGGCCACCGCCTTCGTCGCCCTCCGCCTCAGCGACCTGTCCGGCGGCGGCCGTACGACCACCACACCATCCACCTCCACCGGCGCGTTGACGACCGCCGCGCCACCACCGACCTCGACCGGCGCCGTGACGACCTCGACGGCGCCTTCCTCCACACCCACGCAGACCAGCCGCTCCATCGCACTCCCCGGCACATCCATCCGCGTTCAGGAGACCGACGGCGACCCCATCAAGCTGGCCTCCTACACCGTCGCCGGCAGCAAGCGCCTCTACGTGCGCAAGCACGCGACCAACGCCTTCACCTCCGACTCCCGCTATTTCGAGTACGCCCTGGACGCCAGGACCAACCTGGCCCTCGCCACCGACGTGGACTACAGCACCGACTCCTTCGCCACCGTGTCGATCGTCAACCACGTCACCGGCACCAAGCGGATCGTCAAGGTGAGCAGGAAACCCGTCTTCCCCACCACGCCCCGCTGGTCCCCCGACGGCAGGTACGGCCTGGTCACCCTCTACAAAGACGCCGGCGGCAGCCCCGTCGAACACGGGTACGGCATCATCGACGTCACCGCCGAGCAAGGACGCGCGTTCGAGATCAAGGAGGCGGGGGCGGGGGAGTGGCGCTTCTTCTGGGACGCGGGCGGCCAGGCGGTCGGCACGTGGGTGGGCGGTCAGATGAAGTTCTACGACCTGAACGGCAAGCCGGTGCGTACCCTGCCGAACGTGGGATCGCCGGTGTGGGTGGAGGGCGATGACATCTCTCCGTCCGGCACCCGTTTCCTGGCCCACTGCACGCCGGCGGGCACCGCGCTCTGCGCCCGCTCCACCTCCGGTGACGACCCCCAGCCGATCACCGTTCCCTTCGCCAGCAGTCGCCTCATCGGCTGGTGGGACGACGACCACCTGGCGGTGTGGCGCGTCAAGGGCGCAGGCTACGAGGCCGTGGTGATCGACATGTCGGGGCAGGTCAGCCGCGTGCTGGCGACCGCGCCCGCCAAGGCCGAGTTCGACGGGATGGGCTTTCGCTTCACGCGTACCCCGTCATGA
- a CDS encoding SIMPL domain-containing protein yields the protein MDITVIGEGTVLAAPDILRLHAGVEVRRASAAESFTAVRAAAARLADALRQVGIAAEDVRTVELSLGPEYETYPKVSAYRAAQGVEVVVRDLGQADRVIDTVAGVGEEARLNGVAFELSDPAGPLKEARTSAFRDAAAKAAQYAELAGRPLGRVVSVSEDVKGGPQPLRTMAAAAADSGASISPGRQTLTVTVQVGYDFA from the coding sequence GTGGACATCACTGTCATCGGCGAGGGCACCGTCCTGGCCGCGCCCGACATCCTGCGCCTGCACGCGGGCGTCGAGGTACGCAGGGCGTCCGCCGCGGAGTCCTTCACCGCCGTCCGTGCCGCCGCCGCCCGCCTCGCGGACGCGCTGCGCCAGGTGGGAATCGCCGCGGAGGACGTGCGGACGGTCGAGCTGTCGCTGGGCCCCGAGTACGAGACGTACCCGAAGGTGAGCGCGTACCGTGCGGCCCAGGGCGTGGAGGTCGTGGTGCGTGACCTCGGCCAGGCCGATCGCGTGATCGACACGGTGGCCGGGGTGGGGGAGGAGGCCAGGCTCAACGGCGTGGCGTTCGAGCTGTCGGACCCCGCCGGCCCGCTGAAGGAGGCCAGGACCAGCGCGTTCCGCGACGCCGCCGCCAAGGCCGCCCAATACGCCGAGCTGGCCGGCCGCCCCCTGGGCCGGGTGGTGTCGGTGAGCGAGGACGTCAAGGGCGGCCCTCAGCCGCTCAGGACCATGGCCGCCGCGGCCGCCGACTCCGGCGCCTCGATCAGCCCGGGCCGCCAGACCCTCACGGTCACCGTCCAGGTCGGCTACGACTTCGCCTGA